The nucleotide sequence ACACAAATCGACGCCTTGCCTAACACGGGGACCATCGCGAATCGAATAAATGATGATGTTCGACGCCTGCGACGAACCCAGTGGGGTTTTGTTGTTTCTAACGTGGGCGCCCCTCACTCACCGCTGGAAGAGTGGGACAGagtaagaagaaaaaaaagacagatgCACCCCATGAGACGTCaaagaggagaagaaaaaaaagagggaggCTAGCGAAAAGAAACTTGTCAGGGTCCTATATGCCTTGTTCTACTCAAAGTGCAACAGGATAAAGCATCAGTCATCTTGGGGTCGGTTTAACTGATGTGGGCTGTGATCCATAGCTAGGTTGTTCTCAGGGACCAACCTGAAGTGCACGTTCAGATCAGCCTCCATGATTCGATCGATATCTGCTGCAAGGGAGATGTTGGCAACAGCTGGGTTCAACCGATGCGTATCCGTAAGGCGTACTGGATACTGTCCCAAGAAAAGTTTCATGATGCGACTCGGTAGATTTTCAACAAAAAAGTCTGGTTGTTGCATTTGGATGCAAGAACAAAGCACGAAATGGCGCTTGGTGACATGGCCGATCAATTgaatgtttctttttcttttcctttttttccaatGCCTCGGAAGCGGCCTGGCTGGGAAAGGAGGCTCTTTTATTACCTATCAACTACCTAAGGTATCTAACAGCACTGCAATCAGCTGCAAACCCTCAAAAATGGTTGCAAAGTAAGCAAAAGACACGTTGAATCCCTACATAGATCAGCTGCTCGAAACGGGCTGCAGCTCTTCCACATGGATGCGTCTCATCACAGCAGAGCCTATAGGGTTGTGATCCCATTCGTTGCATGTTCATGGTGTGTGTGGCGAGGTGCGGTAGTGTGCATTTTTTCACTGCATGCGTGCATCAATTTATTAGTTTTAGTTGCAACATTGCGGCAACGGCATCTGGGCAGTTCGAAACGGCTTCTAATTACTAGGAGAACCAACAATCAATGACAGTTCTGATGGTTGTATATGACAGCCAAAGTGATGCCTAGTTGACGATTCTGTGATTGATGCCCAATATTTTCTCACACGTAATATGTGCTGAAAAATACTCCGTTTACTGGCTGAACATATCACCAGGCAGCCAAGTTTTCAAAACAATGTTGGTTTGGTCTTGGGGCGATTGAACTGTCACCAGTGGTGCCAGCGCTTCGTGCATTGGATCGAAAATCCATCAGTGCCTGGCCTGGCAAGCTCCAGTTGTCTTTGGTACCTTAGTCAGGCACCCGCACCCCTGGGCCGTTTGTTCGTAGCCGCCCCCAACAAGGGCATGGCAGCTCTGTCTTGTGGTTGTGTCCATTGAAAATGTGGAAGATCCTTGCTCGACCACAAGACAAGACCTTGGCTGGGTCTACCGAGAAGCAGCTCTCTTGGCCAGAAATCCACAGCCAAGCCAGCCCCTGCTTATTCTTGTCGGGATCCCTGCCAGCATGCTCTCCACTCCCACGTCTTTCGTAGGATTAACAGATGCACTATAGGTACGTACCTCCGTACCTtgtactccgtacctaccttagttcACTTCTTTTACTCCATATTGGCTCAAGGTCGGTCCCGAAGGATCCACGTTTGCTTTTTGTCATCGAACCCCTGACCTTGGTCTCAATTGAACCAGAAATCTATCGTGATCGTGGACCAACCACCACCGACGAAGCAGCAACTTCTCCTCCCGTTGAAACCCATTTTCCAAGTTCCATCCTCGACACACGCTCGCTCCGCACTTTATTTTCACATACCCAACAGCCATCAAAATCTAGATTGACTGCCCATacgttgttgttttttttgttccccaTGCGGGCTTTTTCTGTTCAACGCTAGCCTTTTAACTTGTAGCTCCGCTGGCAAATCAAAGAGTGCAAACCGGGGGGCATCGCGACGCACACCACCACCCCACCAGGTACTGTAAAGGCCTGGTTCTTTTTGTTCCAACTCTGAACAACTTTACTGTACCATACAGTGGTAACTGTCATTTGGAAATCGAGAACTTGGCAGGTCTGGAAGATACCTAAGCCGGGGCAGCTATTTCGCAAACGGCAAGAATGCCGCCCGCCGCCCGCTGGTTGCGTCCCTAGCCCGAAAACATTGCCGTTGAACGGTGGGCATTAGTATGAAGTGTGCTCCCGGGACTGGTTCCAAAATTAGGATctgggaggaaaaaaaaaaaaaagactccaACCGGTATAGTGGTGGTAACCCGATCAAGTCATCTCCTGCAAGggcactagttctagtctgtGCATGTGCCTAGGGTAAGCGACGCCTTGGGCTCGCTCGTTTGTCCGGCTCGGAAACCACAATCGGGGCGTGATTTGCCCAAGGTAGCAAGCttgcaaggcaaggcaagtacctaactaaggtacctacctgcctagataattaaggtaggtactttgTCTTTCCACGTTTTTGACAGCTTTTGTACCTGCCTCAAACTTCTCAACGGCCAATGGTTCGTCGATGAATTTCCGATCCTGGATTTATTCGCAACAAAGGCGGGCTCTTTTTAGCGGCCGTCTAGGTTGTTCATGCTCGCTAGGTTTCCGGGCTGACTTTCTTATCATTGTTTACGATTTTTTTCCAGAGAGCTGCCAGGATGAACTGGAGTCTTGTTGTCAATCACACCACACACCCCTCCCCTTGTCATTCAGAGCTCCACGTTTCATGCCGTCCCTCGGCCCCTCTCTTGTCATCAGCCAGTGCTACTCGCTACCGCAGTAGTATACAAACACTCACAACTTGACATACCACTGTAGCTCGTACCCAAGGTACCACATAGAGGAGGCGTGTGTTCGCTTCTTTTTGGGCACACGCCTGAACGTTGAGTGCGGAGTTGGAAGGGAATAGATGTGCTGCATGTGGATCTCAATACTACCTACTCACCACGCATACTCCGTACACCGCACGGCTTGTAATCTACCGGTTCGAgcaggccttttttttttattccctCTTTTCCTTTATTATTGATTCTTTGTCGTCGTTTCCCCCACGTTCCCTGCCTTTTGGAAGAGGAGAAGATATTTTAAGAGTGTAGTGGCCGCACGCCCGAACCGCATGCAGGTACCTGCACGCCCACCCACCCGCACGCTACCTGCCTTACTTTACTTTTACGAGCGAGGGGTCGAGTCGAGTCGGTTGCCTTACTTTATTGCTGCGACCTACCCCAACTCATTCCTGCCTCTTATCATCTCATCTCCAGCGTGCTTCATCCGCAGCACCCGCTCTGCCGACTTCCACCCGTGTATGCCAACGCTATTGCAGACGGATGACATGCAACGTGGGTAGCAGAAGCAGAAGCAGaagcaggagcagcagcagaagaagaagaagaaggccgtGAGGGTAGCCCATACGTCGACGCTCAACAAACGGTTCCCTCGTCTTGTCCAGTTACGATACGCTGTGCATCCAAACGAAGCACGTAACCCACGTTACCGATCTTCTGTATAGACTGCGGATCTCTCTTCAGTCTTGATCAACCAGCGCCTGAACTTTTACACAACCGCGAGGCTCGTTTCCTTGAGACGATCTCTCCTTTGCGACGAGCTTGGTCCTTGGGTCTGGTTGTGGATTCGGATTCCCTGCGTGCAAGGACTTTTGGTCCTCCGTCCGATATTTCGTCTGATATCTCGAGTCTCATCTCACCGAAACGCGAACGCTTCGGTTCCCAGTCAGCATAGTCTTGGCCTCTGCGGCCCGATCTTTTAAACTTGTCGGTACCTCCTATTTACTACGAGTATTTTCCTTTGTTATTCTGTTCCTACAGTAGAAACCCCAGTTGCACGCATCTTTATCTTTCATCATGACACATTCCGGCAGTCGGCGCTCGATCTTAGTCTGTGCCACTTGACCGATATGTGTTGAATATTCACTCCGGCGCCGTTGATACCTCACTCGTATCCGGAACATCACAACTCTTTCATTCTGCATATTCGTCTTTTGAACTGAGTCAGCAACCGGGAAATGAGATTTTGAGGCTGTTATAATGGCTCTGTTGGGATCGCGTTTTGTTCCCTTTCTGGACAACCACTTTGAGCCAGCTTCAGCAAGGATGGCGAAAGGCTCAAAGTTGTTGTCCGTCCGTCAAGGTCCGGACCTTTCTGAATGTTATACCAAAGCCCCCTCAGCGAACCCGAACTACTGGTGGTGCTATGCGGAACCTTTTGCTAAAGGTCTGGCGGGGCGCTACTAATCCCTCGGTGGCCCAACCTGGGACATCTGTTTTCACGACCTGATGCATCTCCAACTCCATTATACAGAACTAGGCTGCTAACATGAGTAATAAACAGGACCAGGAccaggacctggacctggacctggatcagGGCCGAGACCCGGACCCGGACCCGGGCCTGGACCTGAAGCAGGACCACCAGGGCAACAAGGGCCTGGAAGAGGATCCGGAGAGAGGCCCGGATTTCCAAGGCCaccaggaggaggagggccgCCATCAGGTGGACTACGGCAACCCGGAAGGCCTCAGCCACCAGGGGGAAACTCTCCACCGCCTGACCCGCCTAATAGCCCGCCAAATAGCTCATCGTCATCGACAATCATAGAGAGCAAGCCTACTCTTTCACCAGAGCCATCTTTGAAACCAACCGTCGAGTTGACCACATCGACCAGGCTATCGAGGACAGCAACGCCGACGACAAGCCCACGTTCGCCGAACCAACCAAACACAACGCACGCCCCAAGTCCTACGGGCAATCTACCACTTATCCCATCATTGGCGTCGACAAAGCCGCCTATGATTGTTCCTACGTCGGCTCAGTCGACGCCCGTCGGAGCGCCAGACCTGGCTCCTTCTGCAACTAATTCAACGCCATCGTCTACATCCTCACCAATAGCCGCAGCTGCCGCCACCAACCAGCGCGCAGTCACCATCACTGTTGCGTCTATTATATCTGCCGCTGGAGTTCTGTTTATCATTGCTGGATTTTTGCTGTACCGCCGGTACAAACAGAGACGGCCTCCTTTCTTCCATCGGGGAATAACACCCATCGATGATGAGGAAATAGAGTCATGGAAGATCAGCAGAGAGATCAGAGATGAGGAGAAGAGTGGCGGTGCTTTTGAGAAGGAGACCGGACTGGAAGCCTCAGGGGCAAATGGTAACGGTACCCAAGGGCACACAAGGGGTGCAGAGTCGACCAGCTCCCTGAAGAAAGTACCCAGCGCCGTGATCGTCTATCAGAGCACGCCTGCTCAGCAGTCTCAGCCGTTCGCCTCTGGGGCAGGGAGGCAGTCGGAGGAATTCTCACCTCGATCAATCCACTCGCCCCTTAGGATATCCAAATACGGGGCATACGGTAGCGGCGGCAGAGTGAGTATCGACAGGGACTACCCACAGACCCCGATACAAGCCCGGGCACCAAACGCCCGCGAGGGTCTGACGGACGAGTCAGTCCCGGGAGATGTGCCATATTTGCCCCAAACAAGGAGGCACCCGTCACGCATTTCGAAGCTTCCGGGCCCCTTGTCTTCAAGCTCCAGGAGTATGCACAACAGGTCGAGGAGTTCTAGGAGCAGCCTACGCAGCTTTGGAGAACGCTACAGTCATGACCAACCTAGCCCATACGGCGGTGGACATACCTCCTCAGAGCAGGATCTGTCTCCTCGCTGGGCCCGGGCTTCGAGTGATCtaccacgtggcggcgcattGCAGCAAACACAGTCATTACAGCATAAGCTTCGGCACTCCAAGTCGTCCACTGGTCACCACGCCCATGCACGAGGCCACAACCGAGTTTACTCAAACTCGGAAACGCCGCCAAGGGTTTCGTTCAGTGATGACTTTTTGAACTCGCCCAGGCCATTGCTGTTGCGTGAGGACATTGGTCGGGCCATTGGTTAAGGCCCAGCTTGTACGATGATTTCTTCTAAGCGGCCAGCTTGAAATACCAAGGGCTTTATAATTTTAACTTCTGTGGGTTTGAAGCATCCACTTCCAATCTTTGGGTCACACCTATTTTTGCTTTCTCCTCTCAATTCAGTTTCCTTTGTTTAAGCATAACGATCTCTCAAGAATGACAACATGCCTGTAGCAACTACGCCAGGCTCTTTAACGTTTCCTTTCTTGTTGCTTGCAAAGCAACCTTCTTTTTGACACGAGGCCCATGGCATATGGGTATCTCATTTCTTTCACTTTGCTGTCTTATGATTGATTATTTTGAAGCGGAGGATATACCCGAATGAAACCATTTATTTATTTCTATGAACCATTTTACTTTGTCGCGCGCACTTGGGGAGCCGAACTATGGAAGTTGCGGAAAACTTTGGGCACTGGAGAAAGGTCTCGAGCGGTACGGCTACTAGGCTGGTGTCATCAAGACCTACCAACGCGGCAAAGCTTAGACAGCGTGAGAATCGTTGTTATTACCTGTACCTACTTTAACTGGTGGACTAGACCAAATACTAGTCAATGAAAATATCCAACAATTCCTGATGCAGATTCGAACTTAGTTTTAGCTGATGTCTCATCCAAACTTCCATATGTGAAACGGTACCTCCCGCTTCCGCGGTTAGTCGAATCTTGTTTCAAAGGCCAATATCAAAAATGGAGATAAACCTTGCATAGACATAATTGATCTGAGCTAAGCAACCATTTTTGGGATGAAGTTTATTAGAACGCCTTGTGTTGCCAAATATTTCTGTTGGGGCAAAACTTAGAACTGGGATAATCTCGATCGGTATCTTCCGCCTTCGACCCCTCGTCCGAATCCCGGGCACGGAACAAACTCCGTTACGGAGAACGGGTACTCATTGGTGGGGCCGTGATCGGGGGAGCCCAGCGAGCCCAGCAAGGCCGAAAAGTCGGGATTATGTGATAAGATAGCGCCCACCAATCACACCCCCCAGACGGTTGCTCAAAATGCTCCACCTTTGCAGTGTCGTCCGACCATAGCGTAAACGGCAGAGCATCAACGGCAATTCAACATTTGGCGGTACCTTGCGCTGTAAGCTCCCCCACGTTACAGAAACAATTCATTGCTCTGCAGCCGTTTTCGTCCACCGCCTTGACATCAGCCGCCCCCTCCTCCGCAACGGCGAAGAGTTTGATCGGGCGACGGTGCCCTCTCTACAAATCCTTGACTAGTGCTTGCTTGGTTTTGCATGCAGGGCGCCCGGATTCCCCAGGCAGGTCTCGTCGATCTGGGCCGGTAACAGAATACCGAAACGGGGCAAACATGGTCCACCTTCTCAACTCCTATGTCGACAGTATGTTTATTCCTTGCGCCAATGAATTTTGTGGTGACCATCTCTGTAGATTAAGCTTGCTGACTGTTGGTTATGTTGCAGAGCGCGTCGTGATAATGACGACGGACGGCCGCATGTTGATAGGAACACTAATCAACTCGGATAACCAAGCCAACATTGTACGCTTTGTTCCCCCCATCCTGCTTCTTAAACATGTATCGGACCTCTTTTCTTCCATGAACATCAGACCCGGTTCTAACATGCAGGAAACCCCGATCGACCTACAGATCCTCTACAACGTTACAGAGCGCCACATTGCACCGGCCGACGGCGATGAAGACTCTGTCGACCGGCCGTCGGTAGGCACCGAGATCATCCGCGGCTCGACTATATTGGTGGTCGGCTTGGTGGACGAGGAGCTCGAAGGCTCCATCGACTGGACAAAGGTCAGGGGAGAGCCCATTGGGGATACATATAATGCGTGAAAGAAACGCGGAGTTGCTTTGGCGCGAGGGCGGTAACAAAAAcgagaagagaagagaaaaaaaaaacagaaatcGGATTATTATGTCGATAAGTGGGCAGCGGCAACGGCTTGGGAATCTCGCCGCAGTCAAGAGGTTGCGAGGATCATGAATGGACTGGCCGAGATGGGAGGGCTACTTTGTCGGGGTCTCTTCCATCTTTGCCTGGTCATATATTTCTTTTCTACATTTGTGTTTTCGAAAATTGATACCCCATTCCGCAACATCAGACGAACAAAATCATGCACCAGTGGGCCCCATAACATGCCCCTTTCATACATCCTCTACCAGAACAGCTGCTTCATCAGATACTCGGCAAAGATGTTGAAGCCGGGCGAGCCCACGATCCTGTTGACGCTGTTGCCCCTCCTCCTGCTCAGCCATCCCATGGTGTCGCCGGGGACCTCGTCGAGCTGCACGCCGTCGACCACCTCGGTCTTCTCGGCCTGGCCAGCCTCCTGCTTGACGCCCGGCTTGCTGCGCACGCGGCGGTCCAGGATGTGCATGCCGCGGGTCCACTGGCCGGCGGTCTCGACGCGGATGTCCTCGCCGGCCGACGCCTTCCAGGCCGGGTTGTCGCGCGTCATCATGTACCAGACCGTCAGCGGGTCGTGCAGCGACAGGCCCGGCTCGCTGCCGTCGCCCAGGATGCTGTCGATCTTGTCAAAGGTCCGCGACAGCACGTGCTCCAGCCAGCGGGCGAGCGGGCTGCCGGAGGCGACGAGCGGCGCGATGCGCTCCGTGAAGAAGCCCTTGTTGAGAAGGTGGTCGGTGGTGATGTCGAGCGGGAACAGCGACAGCTTGAGCTGCCGCGAGAGCCCCTCAGGGTACGGCTTGAGGCTGGGCGAGGTGCAGGGCGGCATGGTGGAGGCGGGCTCCCGCGCCGTCAGGGCAAAGACGCGCGCCGTGGCCACGGCGTCGGCAAAGGTGTTGAACTCGGCCACGGGCGTGATGTTGCCGGGCACGTTGATGGCGCCTCCCATGACGCAGACCTCGCGGGCGCGGAGGAGCGTCTCGGGGTCCTCGGCTGCCGCGAGGGCGAGGTTGGTCATGGGCCCGATGGTGAGGATCGTCACGGTCTGGTCGGGGGATTCCTTGAGGATTCGGAGGATCTCCTTGTGCGCTAGCGTCTTGGATGGGGTGAAGTATGTTGAAAAGCTGGGGATGTCCGAGGGGGCCCCGCCCGGGGCGTCCTCGAAGAGGGTGCGCCATGTTTCCGCGGGGGTTAGGTCCGGGTGCTAGGGGGTGTTGGTTGTATGTCAGTTGCTGGGGGTGGCTTGATGCTTCACGGGTTGCATGGAGAAATGAAGCAAGGGCCATGATATACTTACGGCGTCGTGGACTCCGTGCaggccgtcggcgccgtctAGATATTGTGCAACGCCTTGGTTAGAGCTGACAACTATCGCCGCAGAAGGCCCTCCTCCATGAACTTACGGAAGTGGTCCGCTGcaagctcctcctcctctagCGGATGCTTGGCTCCAATGGCCACGATGGGCTTGAATACCGACAAGGATTCAAAGCCCGTCTCTTTACCGACCGACTTGCGCCAAGCCCTCTCCTTCTCCAAGACGTGGAATAGAGCGACTGCATTGCGCAGACAGCTTTTTTGTGATGCATGTCGTCGAGTATCAGCATGACATTCTTCCTTCACTGCTCATATTGATGCTGCTGATGGCAGCTTCACCCCCTGACGACAGGGGTGCTTGAGATCTGGGGATAGGCAGTTACCCCTGAAGCGGCACATTGCCGTACGTGACCGAGATCATCGCCACCTCCAGGTCTTCTGGAGAGGCGCTGAGTGCCAGCAAGATGGCCAATACATCATCGACTCCTGTAATGTATGTTAGTACTGTGGTGTATGTGAATAAT is from Pyricularia oryzae 70-15 chromosome 2, whole genome shotgun sequence and encodes:
- a CDS encoding inosine-uridine preferring nucleoside hydrolase, coding for MAPKHRIIIDTDPGVDDVLAILLALSASPEDLEVAMISVTYGNVPLQGCLRNAVALFHVLEKERAWRKSVGKETGFESLSVFKPIVAIGAKHPLEEEELAADHFHGADGLHGVHDAHPDLTPAETWRTLFEDAPGGAPSDIPSFSTYFTPSKTLAHKEILRILKESPDQTVTILTIGPMTNLALAAAEDPETLLRAREVCVMGGAINVPGNITPVAEFNTFADAVATARVFALTAREPASTMPPCTSPSLKPYPEGLSRQLKLSLFPLDITTDHLLNKGFFTERIAPLVASGSPLARWLEHVLSRTFDKIDSILGDGSEPGLSLHDPLTVWYMMTRDNPAWKASAGEDIRVETAGQWTRGMHILDRRVRSKPGVKQEAGQAEKTEVVDGVQLDEVPGDTMGWLSRRRGNSVNRIVGSPGFNIFAEYLMKQLFW